The Phragmites australis chromosome 15, lpPhrAust1.1, whole genome shotgun sequence genome window below encodes:
- the LOC133893428 gene encoding probable glucomannan 4-beta-mannosyltransferase 6: MFTDYHFEVEQEAGSSLCNFFGYNGTAGVWRTQAIVESGGWEDRTTAEDMDLALRAGLLGWEFVYVGSIKVKSELPSTLKAYRSQQHRWSCRLALLFKKMFREILAAKVSLVTSLHGCTLKHDYMLVME, encoded by the exons ATGTTCACGGACTACCATTTCGAGGTGGAGCAGGAGGCAGGCTCTTCGCTCTGCAACTTCTTCGGCTACAACG GAACTGCTGGAGTATGGAGAACACAAGCAATCGTCGAGTCTGGTGGTTGGGAGGATCGAACTACTGCTGAGGACATGGACCTGGCACTGAGAGCAGGGCTCCTGGGCTGGGAATTTGTTTACGTTGGTAGCATAAAG GTTAAGAGTGAGCTGCCGAGCACTTTGAAGGCGTACCGCTCCCAGCAGCATCGCTGGTCATGTAGGCTTGCGCTCCTGTTCAAGAAGATGTTCCGGGAAATTCTAGCTGCCAAGGTTAGTCTTGTGACCAGTCTGCACGGCTGCACCTTGAAACATGATTACATG CTTGTCATGGAGTAG
- the LOC133893247 gene encoding ervatamin-B-like, translated as MAPAAASSSLALALLCACLLAGAALGGRVDVGDMLMMDRFRTWQAEHNRMYATATERLRRFEVYRRNVEYIEATNRRGGLSYELGENQFTDLTSDEFRAMYTMSPGQVVAVREAMQQLITTRAGPVGEGRNSNYSDDYVVQVPDSVDWRTKGAVTPVKNQYTCGSCWAFSTVASIEGLHKINTGHLVSLSEQELVDCSHTPPNDGCEGGLPSAAMEWIARNGGLTTESDYPYENKQGKCKLDKTRNHAVKIRGGKAVEPNNEDALERAVARQPVTVLINASAGAFQHYKSGVLSGTCDPIYDHAVTAVGYGADAGGRKYWIVKNSWGETWGEKGYVRMERRINAKEGMCGIAIAPHYPVM; from the exons ATGGCTCCTGCCGCCGCCTCAAGTTCTCTCGCCCTCGCCCTCCTGTGCGCCTGCCTCCTGGCCGGCGCGGCGTTGGGCGGGCGCGTCGACGTCGGCGACATGCTCATGATGGACCGATTCCGCACGTGGCAAGCCGAGCACAACCGCATGTACGCGACGGCTACGGAGCGGCTGCGCCGGTTCGAGGTGTACCGCCGGAACGTGGAGTACATCGAGGCCACGAACCGGCGCGGCGGGCTCTCGTACGAGCTCGGCGAGAACCAGTTCACGGATCTCACCAGCGATGAGTTCCGGGCCATGTACACCATGTCGCCGGGGCAGGTGGTCGCGGTGCGCGAGGCCATGCAGCAGCTCATCACCACGCGCGCCGGGCCGGTCGGCGAGGGCCGCAACAGCAACTACTCGGACGACTACGTCGTCCAGGTCCCCGACAGCGTGGACTGGAGGACCAAGGGTGCAGTGACGCCAGTCAAGAACCAATATACTTGCG GATCTTGCTGGGCATTCTCCACGGTGGCGTCGATCGAAGGACTGCACAAGATAAATACGGGCCACCTCGTGTCCCTCTCGGAGCAGGAGCTCGTGGACTGCTCCCACACCCCGCCTAACGACGGCTGCGAGGGCGGCCTCCCCTCGGCGGCCATGGAGTGGATCGCACGCAACGGCGGCCTCACCACCGAGTCGGACTACCCCTACGAGAACAAGCAGGGCAAGTGCAAGCTCGATAAAACCCGTAACCACGCGGTCAAGATCCGCGGTGGCAAGGCGGTGGAGCCGAACAACGAGGATGCGCTGGAGCGCGCCGTGGCGCGGCAGCCGGTAACCGTGCTCATCAACGCCTCGGCCGGCGCCTTCCAGCACTACAAGAGCGGGGTGCTCTCGGGCACTTGCGACCCCATATACGACCACGCCGTCACGGCGGTCGGGTACGGCGCCGACGCCGGAGGCCGCAAGTACTGGATAGTCAAGAACTCGTGGGGGGAGACGTGGGGCGAGAAGGGGTACGTGCGCATGGAGAGGCGCATCAATGCCAAGGAAGGCATGTGCGGCATCGCCATTGCGCCGCACTACCCCGTGATGTGA
- the LOC133891903 gene encoding uncharacterized protein LOC133891903: MAAAEARARQEKVRKFEEFVDRRLKPDLANAIAQRDKVFQQQKTFLDLKRNIENLERNGVTSMRSMVNLGSEVYMQAQVPDTRRIFVDIGLGFHVEFTWQEALQFISVREARLARQIDEYTHLIASIKAQIKMVCEGIRELLQLPPETELAPRNTW, translated from the exons ATGGCCGCCGCAGAGGCGCGGGCGCGGCAGGAGAAGGTGAGAAAGTTCGAGGAATTCGTCGACCGGCGGCTGAAGCCAGACCTCGCCAACGCAATCGCCCAGCGCGATAAGGTGTTCCAGCAGCAGAAGACCTT TTTGGATTTGAAGAGGAACATTGAAAATTTGGAGAGGAATGGCGTCACCAGCATGCGATCCATGGTCAATCTTGGCTCGGAGGTGTACATGCAGGCACAAGT GCCGGATACAAGGCGCATTTTCGTGGATATTGGTCTAGGTTTTCATGTGGAATTTACTTGGCAAGAAGCTTTGCAGTTTATATCTGTAAGAGAGGCAAGGTTGGCTAG GCAAATAGATGAATACACGCATCTCATCGCAAGCATAAAGGCACAGATCAAGATG GTATGTGAAGGTATCCGCGAGCTGCTGCAGCTACCACCAGAGACAGAGTTAGCACCAAGGAATACCTGGTAG